In Nocardioides nitrophenolicus, the genomic window GGCGGCCCAGGAGGGCGGCGCGGCGTGGCTCGCCACCGCCACGGTCGAGGAGGCGCTCGCGCTGCGTGCGGCCGGCGTCGAGGGACCGGTGCTGTGCTGGCTGAACGGTCCGGAGAGCGACTTCGCCGCGGCGGCCGAGGCGGGCATCGACCTCACCGCCCACGGCGTGGCCGACCTGGACGCGATGGCGGCGGCGTTCGCCGGCCGGCCGACCCCGGCCCGGGTGCAGCTCAAGGTCGACACCGGACTGTCCCGCAACGGCGCGCCCCGCGCGAGCTGGGCCGAGGTGTTCGCCCGGGCCCGGGCCGGCGAGAAGGCCGGCAGCTGGCGGATCACCGGGATCTGGTCCCACTTCGCGTGCTCCGACGAGCCCGGCCACCCCGCCAACGACCGCCAGGAGCAGGCCTTCCGCGATGCGCTGGCGCTGGCCGAGACCCACGGCCTGCGCCCCGAGCTGCGCCATCTCGCGAACTCCGCCGCGGCGATCCTGCGCCCCTCGTCCCGCTTCGACGCGGTCCGCTGCGGGATCGCGGTCTACGGCCTCGATCCCGCGCCCGGGGAGGCCACCGACATCGGGCTGGTGCCGGCGATGACCGTCACCGCGCCGCTGGTCGGCGTCAAGGAGCTCGCGCCCGGCGACGCCGTCTCCTACGGCCACCGGTGGGTGGCCGACCAGCCGACCACGGTCGGCCTGGTCCCGGTTGGCTACGGCGAGGGCATCCCGCGCCACGCGAGCCGGCCCGGCGCCCCCGACGCCGCCGCGACCGTCGGCATCGACGGCAAGCGCCGGCCGATCCGCGGCACCGTGTGCATGGACCAGGTGGTCGTCGACCTCGGCGGCGACCGGCCCCCGCTC contains:
- the alr gene encoding alanine racemase, which translates into the protein MRPPLGPAGIVVDLAAIRANARLLRATAGVPLIAVVKADGYGHGMVACARAAQEGGAAWLATATVEEALALRAAGVEGPVLCWLNGPESDFAAAAEAGIDLTAHGVADLDAMAAAFAGRPTPARVQLKVDTGLSRNGAPRASWAEVFARARAGEKAGSWRITGIWSHFACSDEPGHPANDRQEQAFRDALALAETHGLRPELRHLANSAAAILRPSSRFDAVRCGIAVYGLDPAPGEATDIGLVPAMTVTAPLVGVKELAPGDAVSYGHRWVADQPTTVGLVPVGYGEGIPRHASRPGAPDAAATVGIDGKRRPIRGTVCMDQVVVDLGGDRPPLGSEVVVFGPPAAGGPTAQDWAEACATISYEIVTRIGGRMSRTYVDSEGAGS